From Amycolatopsis sp. cg9, one genomic window encodes:
- a CDS encoding DUF1003 domain-containing protein, with product MPELTPGRRLDQPRGQNRFRLNIDPDTFGRLSERLARFLGTGKYLFWQTMIVIVWIVLNLAAVSLQWDPYPFILLNLAFSTQAAYAAPLILLAQNRQDDRDRVSLEEDRNRALQTKADTEYLARELAALRLAVGEVATRDYLRSELDRLREDLAVKPRKAKADRSPTGS from the coding sequence GTGCCTGAGCTGACGCCGGGACGGCGGCTCGACCAGCCCCGCGGCCAGAACCGGTTCAGGCTGAACATCGACCCGGACACCTTCGGCCGGCTGTCCGAGCGGCTGGCGCGGTTCCTCGGCACCGGGAAGTACCTGTTCTGGCAGACGATGATCGTGATCGTCTGGATCGTGCTGAACCTGGCCGCGGTCTCGCTGCAGTGGGACCCGTACCCGTTCATCCTGCTCAACCTGGCCTTTTCGACGCAGGCGGCGTACGCGGCGCCGTTGATCCTGCTCGCGCAGAACCGCCAGGACGACCGCGACCGCGTCTCCCTGGAGGAGGACCGGAACCGGGCCCTGCAGACGAAAGCCGACACCGAATACCTGGCCAGGGAGCTGGCGGCGCTGCGGCTGGCGGTCGGCGAGGTGGCCACCCGGGACTACCTGCGCAGCGAACTGGACCGGCTCCGGGAGGACCTCGCGGTGAAGCCGCGGAAGGCCAAGGCGGACCGGAGTCCTACCGGCTCGTAA
- a CDS encoding aminoglycoside phosphotransferase family protein → MVTDLRVPPLFAARAPRVLGPEAVPWLADLPRLAARYAREWGLTFEGEAMHGYVGVAQPARLPDGTPVVLKLGWRDEESADEPLALSTWAGRGAVLLLDSAPADGVLLLERLDAARTLDDLPLTEAIPLVGGLARRLAVPAPSSMRRRLRTEAGILAEELPRRWAELGEPFEKRLVDDAVAICRELGPSAGDLLVNEDLHFENVLAGTREPWLVIDPKPLAGDLEWGVIPLFWNRFTESTLDERFALIVASHELDASKARAWTLVRAVQNWIWLVEEFAETGEESDDPAFVTVPEIAVWAASR, encoded by the coding sequence GTGGTGACCGACCTTCGCGTGCCTCCCCTGTTCGCCGCCCGCGCGCCCCGGGTGCTCGGCCCGGAAGCCGTCCCGTGGCTGGCGGACCTGCCCCGGCTCGCCGCCCGGTACGCGCGCGAGTGGGGCCTGACGTTCGAGGGCGAGGCGATGCACGGCTACGTCGGCGTGGCGCAGCCCGCGCGCCTTCCCGACGGCACGCCGGTGGTGCTGAAGCTCGGCTGGCGCGACGAAGAGTCGGCCGACGAGCCGCTCGCACTGTCCACATGGGCCGGTCGGGGTGCGGTGCTGCTGCTGGACTCCGCGCCCGCCGACGGCGTCCTGCTGCTCGAACGGCTCGACGCGGCCCGCACCCTGGACGACCTCCCGCTGACCGAGGCGATCCCGCTCGTCGGCGGGCTGGCGCGGCGCCTCGCCGTCCCCGCGCCGTCGTCGATGCGGCGGCGGCTGCGCACCGAAGCCGGGATCCTCGCCGAAGAGCTCCCCCGCCGCTGGGCCGAACTCGGCGAGCCGTTCGAGAAGCGGCTGGTCGACGACGCCGTCGCGATCTGCCGCGAACTCGGGCCGTCGGCGGGTGACCTGCTGGTGAACGAGGACCTGCACTTCGAGAACGTCCTCGCGGGCACGCGCGAGCCGTGGCTGGTCATCGACCCGAAACCGCTCGCCGGCGACCTCGAGTGGGGCGTCATCCCGTTGTTCTGGAACCGCTTCACCGAGTCCACACTGGACGAACGGTTCGCGCTGATCGTCGCCTCGCACGAGCTGGACGCCTCGAAGGCGCGCGCCTGGACGCTCGTGCGAGCCGTGCAGAACTGGATCTGGCTGGTCGAGGAGTTCGCCGAGACCGGCGAGGAGAGCGACGACCCGGCGTTCGTCACAGTGCCGGAAATCGCTGTCTGGGCAGCCAGCCGATAG
- a CDS encoding slipin family protein, whose translation MVVEILSAVVVAGGAWLAASLRVVKQYERGLVFRFGRVRAKVREPGLAVLVPFADRIQKVNMQIITMPIPAQDGITRDNVTVRVDAVVYFKVIDPVVAAVNVQDYRSAVGQVAQTSLRSIIGKSDLDDLLSNRERLNEGLELMIDSPALDWGIHIDRVEIKDVALPEAMKRSMSRQAEAERERRARVISADGELQASHKLAQAAATMADTPSALQLRLLETVVQVSAEKNSTLVLPFPVELLRFLDAQTPKPAPAEPPAEAKPEVNGHATPAPRSPGDAVLPD comes from the coding sequence ATGGTGGTGGAGATCCTCAGCGCCGTCGTCGTCGCGGGAGGGGCTTGGCTCGCGGCCAGCTTGCGCGTGGTGAAGCAGTACGAACGCGGGCTCGTGTTCCGGTTCGGCCGGGTGCGGGCGAAGGTCCGGGAGCCGGGGCTGGCGGTGCTGGTGCCGTTCGCGGACCGGATCCAGAAGGTCAACATGCAGATCATCACCATGCCGATCCCCGCCCAGGACGGCATCACCCGCGACAACGTCACCGTCCGGGTCGACGCGGTCGTCTACTTCAAGGTCATCGACCCGGTGGTCGCGGCGGTCAACGTGCAGGACTACCGGTCGGCGGTGGGCCAGGTCGCGCAGACGTCGCTGCGCTCGATCATCGGCAAGAGCGACCTCGACGACCTGCTCTCCAACCGCGAACGCCTCAACGAGGGCCTGGAGCTGATGATCGACAGCCCCGCGCTGGACTGGGGCATCCACATCGACCGCGTCGAGATCAAGGACGTCGCGCTGCCGGAGGCGATGAAGCGCTCGATGTCGCGGCAGGCCGAGGCGGAGCGGGAACGGCGCGCGCGCGTCATCTCCGCCGACGGCGAGCTGCAGGCGTCGCACAAGCTCGCGCAGGCCGCGGCGACGATGGCCGACACCCCTTCGGCGCTGCAGCTGCGGCTGCTGGAGACCGTCGTGCAGGTGTCGGCGGAGAAGAACTCGACGCTGGTGCTGCCGTTCCCGGTGGAGCTGCTGCGGTTCCTGGACGCCCAGACGCCGAAGCCCGCGCCGGCCGAACCGCCGGCCGAGGCGAAGCCGGAGGTGAACGGCCACGCGACCCCGGCACCGCGCAGCCCGGGCGACGCGGTGCTGCCGGACTAG
- a CDS encoding ABC transporter substrate-binding protein encodes MGKRIGAGERGRSPGRAAVLLGAGALVTGLLAGCGSGGGLKINVYYAPEDSFQKVVDNCNQAANGRYEIVYNKTQRAADDQRLQMARRLAAGDTSMDVLGLDVTWVSEFAEAGWVDEWTGAAKAEASQGVLQGPLETATHNGKLYAAPKNTNVQLLWYDDRITPTPPKTWDEMIQEAKELKAQGKPYDIGFPGAQFEGLVVFYNSLVASMGGHILSDDGKSVVMDDGAVKALELLKTLSSSGITDPSLSNSKEDQVRQAFQRGDAAFQLNWPFVYPAYAKEKPQDLSHFKWTVYPEAVPGTPAKTTIGGFNLAVSSLSQHKPEAFEAALCLRNPENQKFSAINDGVPPTIESVYHNDTPLDAAKPASDDNPNMAIKYPMRDSILEALKDAAVRPLTPAYQNLSTVMSKLLSPPAEIDPKATADKLREQLSDALQSKGVVP; translated from the coding sequence ATGGGGAAGAGGATCGGCGCGGGCGAACGGGGACGCTCGCCCGGCCGTGCCGCGGTCCTGCTGGGGGCAGGGGCATTGGTGACCGGTCTGCTGGCCGGTTGCGGATCGGGCGGTGGACTGAAGATCAACGTCTACTACGCGCCCGAAGACAGCTTCCAGAAAGTCGTCGACAACTGCAACCAGGCGGCGAACGGCCGCTACGAAATCGTCTACAACAAGACGCAGCGCGCCGCGGACGACCAGCGCCTGCAGATGGCCCGGCGGCTCGCCGCCGGGGACACCTCGATGGACGTCCTCGGTCTCGACGTGACCTGGGTTTCGGAGTTCGCCGAAGCCGGCTGGGTCGACGAGTGGACCGGTGCGGCCAAGGCCGAGGCGTCGCAGGGCGTCCTGCAGGGGCCGCTGGAAACGGCGACCCACAACGGGAAGCTCTACGCGGCTCCGAAGAACACGAACGTCCAGCTGCTCTGGTACGACGACCGGATCACCCCGACCCCGCCGAAGACGTGGGACGAGATGATCCAGGAGGCGAAGGAGCTCAAGGCGCAGGGCAAGCCGTACGACATCGGTTTCCCCGGCGCGCAGTTCGAAGGGCTGGTCGTCTTCTACAACAGCCTCGTCGCGTCGATGGGCGGGCACATCCTGTCCGACGACGGCAAGTCCGTGGTGATGGACGACGGCGCGGTCAAGGCGCTCGAACTGCTCAAGACGCTGTCCTCGAGCGGGATCACCGACCCGTCGCTGTCCAACTCGAAGGAGGACCAGGTCCGGCAGGCGTTCCAGCGCGGTGACGCCGCGTTCCAGCTGAACTGGCCCTTCGTCTACCCGGCCTACGCCAAGGAGAAGCCGCAGGACCTCTCCCACTTCAAGTGGACGGTCTACCCCGAAGCGGTGCCCGGCACGCCGGCCAAGACCACCATCGGCGGGTTCAACCTCGCGGTCAGCTCGCTTTCGCAGCACAAGCCGGAAGCGTTCGAAGCGGCCCTGTGCCTGCGCAACCCGGAGAACCAGAAGTTCTCCGCGATCAACGACGGCGTGCCGCCGACCATCGAATCGGTGTACCACAACGACACGCCGCTCGACGCGGCCAAGCCGGCGAGCGACGACAACCCGAACATGGCGATCAAGTACCCGATGCGCGACTCGATCCTCGAGGCGCTGAAGGACGCCGCCGTGCGGCCGCTCACCCCGGCGTACCAGAACCTGTCGACGGTGATGTCGAAGCTGCTTTCACCGCCGGCCGAAATCGATCCGAAGGCCACCGCGGACAAGCTGCGGGAACAGCTCAGTGACGCGCTTCAGTCGAAGGGAGTGGTCCCGTGA
- a CDS encoding general stress protein yields the protein MMVSSPFGGNRAPGNLPRLPTPPTGWPIGSYATYGEAQQAVDFLADSEFSVSDVTIVGVDLMLVERVIGKLSWGRVLGTGAVSGAWFGLFAGLLLGLFVNQGFALQLLTGLVLGVLSGLMFAAIGYSMSRGRRDFSSASQLVAGRYDVLCQPRSAEQGRELLAKLALKPNP from the coding sequence ATGATGGTGAGTAGTCCCTTCGGCGGGAACCGGGCGCCCGGCAACCTGCCACGGCTGCCGACCCCGCCGACCGGCTGGCCGATCGGGTCGTACGCGACCTACGGCGAGGCGCAGCAGGCCGTCGACTTCCTCGCGGACAGCGAGTTCTCCGTCTCCGACGTCACCATCGTCGGCGTCGACCTGATGCTCGTCGAACGCGTCATCGGGAAGCTGTCCTGGGGGCGCGTGCTCGGCACCGGCGCGGTGTCCGGCGCCTGGTTCGGCCTGTTCGCCGGGCTGCTGCTCGGGCTGTTCGTCAACCAGGGGTTCGCGCTGCAGCTGCTCACCGGGCTGGTGCTCGGCGTGCTGTCCGGGCTGATGTTCGCCGCCATCGGGTACAGCATGTCGCGGGGGCGGCGGGACTTCTCCTCGGCGAGCCAGCTCGTCGCCGGCCGGTACGACGTGCTGTGCCAGCCGCGTTCCGCCGAGCAGGGGCGCGAATTGCTCGCCAAGCTCGCGCTCAAACCGAACCCCTAG
- a CDS encoding Mrp/NBP35 family ATP-binding protein, giving the protein MTSTQQLPSVDDVRSALKSVQDPEIRKPITDLGMVKDVVVGDDGVVTVGIYLTVAGCPLKATLTNDTKEAVAKLPGVVDVRVELDVMSDEQRSELRKSLRGDAAEPVIPFAQPGSMTRVYCVASGKGGVGKSSVTVNLAASMAARGLSVGVVDADIYGHSIPRMLGAREKPTKVDTMIMPPQSHGVKVISIGMFTPGNTPVVWRGPMLHRALQQFLADVFWGDLDILLLDLPPGTGDIAISVAQLIPNAEILVVTTPQQAAAEVAERAGAIALQTRQRVAGVIENMSWLEQADGSRLEIFGAGGGQTVADSLTKSIGSEVPLLGQVPMDPRVVAQGDAGTPIVLSEPEAPASVVLNDVAKKLSVRARGLAGMMLNVTPAGR; this is encoded by the coding sequence GTGACCAGTACTCAGCAGCTCCCCAGCGTCGACGACGTCCGCAGCGCGCTGAAGAGCGTGCAAGACCCGGAGATCCGGAAACCCATCACGGACCTGGGGATGGTCAAGGACGTGGTCGTCGGCGACGACGGCGTCGTGACGGTCGGGATCTACCTGACGGTCGCGGGCTGCCCGCTGAAGGCGACGCTGACCAACGACACGAAGGAAGCCGTCGCGAAGCTCCCGGGCGTCGTGGACGTGCGCGTCGAGCTGGACGTCATGAGTGACGAGCAGCGCTCCGAGCTGCGCAAGTCCCTCCGCGGGGACGCGGCGGAGCCGGTGATCCCGTTCGCGCAGCCGGGCTCGATGACCCGCGTGTACTGCGTGGCCTCGGGCAAGGGCGGCGTCGGCAAGTCGTCGGTCACGGTGAACCTGGCGGCGTCGATGGCCGCCCGCGGCCTTTCGGTGGGTGTCGTGGACGCCGACATCTACGGCCACTCGATCCCCCGCATGCTGGGCGCGCGCGAGAAGCCGACCAAGGTCGACACGATGATCATGCCGCCGCAGTCCCACGGCGTGAAGGTGATCTCGATCGGCATGTTCACCCCGGGCAACACGCCGGTGGTGTGGCGCGGCCCGATGCTGCACCGCGCGCTGCAGCAGTTCCTGGCGGACGTGTTCTGGGGCGACCTGGACATCCTGCTGCTGGACCTGCCGCCGGGCACCGGCGACATCGCGATCTCGGTGGCCCAGCTGATCCCGAACGCGGAGATCCTGGTGGTCACCACCCCCCAGCAGGCGGCGGCCGAGGTGGCCGAGCGCGCCGGGGCGATCGCGCTGCAGACGCGCCAGCGCGTGGCGGGCGTCATCGAGAACATGTCGTGGCTGGAGCAGGCCGACGGCTCCCGCCTGGAGATCTTCGGCGCCGGCGGCGGCCAGACGGTGGCCGACTCGCTGACGAAGTCGATCGGCTCCGAGGTGCCGCTGCTCGGCCAGGTCCCGATGGACCCCCGGGTGGTCGCCCAGGGCGACGCGGGCACGCCGATCGTGCTGTCCGAGCCGGAAGCACCGGCGTCGGTGGTGCTGAACGACGTCGCGAAGAAGCTCTCGGTCCGGGCGCGCGGCCTGGCGGGGATGATGCTGAACGTGACCCCGGCCGGCCGCTGA
- a CDS encoding magnesium transporter MgtE N-terminal domain-containing protein, which translates to MAAVNRVFAAQLSGLPVFGPDGESIGRVRDLVAGLRLDAQPPRILGLVVELSTRRRVFVPMLRVTGIEPTAVTLATGSVNMRQFVQRPNEVLVLGQLLDAHAALTASGTRITVVDAGMEPTRTRDWVLAKLAIRERRGGLGRRRAAMQVLPWSEVSGLGLADLGAQPQGAGQLLMLFDTMRPADIAATVRDLPLKRRHEVADAMDDERLADVIEELPDDDQKELLAYLAEERAADVLEAMNPDDAADLLAELAPADQSRLLELMEPEESAPVKRLLEYSSDTAGGLMTPEPVVLTPDTTIAEALAHIRNPELPPALASMVFVCRPPTATPTGRYVGVVHFQRLLREPPAELVASAVDTGLPPLKPGASLAEVTRYFAAYNLTCGPVIDTEDHLIGAVTVDDVLDHLLPEDWRETGLHDSMEEHRA; encoded by the coding sequence ATGGCCGCGGTCAACAGGGTTTTCGCAGCTCAGCTGTCCGGTCTGCCCGTGTTCGGGCCGGACGGCGAGTCGATCGGCCGGGTCCGCGACCTGGTGGCCGGGCTGCGGCTCGACGCGCAGCCGCCGCGGATCCTCGGGCTGGTCGTCGAGCTGAGCACGCGGCGGCGCGTCTTCGTGCCGATGCTGCGGGTCACCGGGATCGAACCGACCGCCGTGACGCTCGCCACCGGCTCGGTGAACATGCGCCAGTTCGTCCAGCGGCCCAACGAGGTCCTGGTGCTCGGCCAGCTGCTCGACGCGCACGCCGCGCTCACCGCGTCCGGCACCCGCATCACCGTCGTCGACGCCGGGATGGAGCCGACCCGCACGCGCGACTGGGTGCTGGCCAAGCTGGCCATCCGGGAGCGGCGGGGCGGGCTGGGCCGCCGCCGCGCGGCGATGCAGGTGCTGCCGTGGTCGGAGGTCTCCGGGCTGGGCCTGGCCGACCTCGGCGCGCAGCCCCAGGGCGCCGGCCAGCTGCTCATGCTGTTCGACACCATGCGCCCGGCCGACATCGCCGCGACCGTGCGCGACCTGCCGCTCAAGCGCCGCCACGAGGTCGCCGACGCGATGGACGACGAGCGCCTCGCCGACGTCATCGAAGAGCTGCCGGACGACGACCAGAAGGAGCTGCTGGCGTACCTGGCCGAGGAGCGCGCCGCCGACGTCCTGGAGGCGATGAACCCCGACGACGCGGCCGACCTGCTGGCCGAGCTCGCCCCGGCCGACCAGAGCCGGCTGCTCGAGCTGATGGAGCCCGAGGAGTCCGCGCCGGTCAAGCGGCTGCTGGAGTACTCGTCGGACACCGCGGGCGGTCTGATGACGCCGGAGCCGGTGGTGCTCACCCCGGACACGACGATCGCCGAGGCGCTCGCCCACATCCGCAACCCCGAGCTGCCCCCGGCGCTGGCCAGCATGGTGTTCGTCTGCCGCCCGCCGACCGCGACGCCGACCGGGCGCTACGTCGGCGTCGTCCACTTCCAGCGGCTCCTGCGCGAACCGCCGGCGGAGCTCGTGGCCAGCGCCGTCGACACCGGGCTGCCACCGCTGAAACCGGGCGCCTCGCTGGCCGAGGTCACGCGGTACTTCGCGGCCTACAACCTGACCTGCGGGCCGGTCATCGACACCGAGGACCACCTGATCGGCGCGGTGACCGTCGACGACGTCCTCGACCACCTGCTGCCCGAGGACTGGCGCGAGACCGGGCTGCACGACTCCATGGAGGAACACCGTGCCTGA
- a CDS encoding carbohydrate ABC transporter permease yields MTVQDSTPADAAGATVAKEATSHKKGKPALSEGKKAERRLGLWLCAPAFVVMIAVTGYPILYSIWLSLQRYDLRFPAQQEFVGFDNYGAVLSNSYWWTAFGTTMFLTVVSVAIEFVLGMALALVMHRTLVGRGLVRTVALIPYGIVTVVAAFSWYYAWTPKTGYLANWLAADGAPLTEQWPSLFIIIGAEVWKTTPFMALLLMAGLALVPDDLLKAAAMDGASAWQRFTKVMLPVMKPAILVALLFRTLDAFRIFDNIYVLTSGAQDTGSVSMQTYNNLVKGLNLGIGSTMAVLIFLTVAIIAFIFIKVFGTAAPGTDDGGKR; encoded by the coding sequence GTGACCGTTCAGGACTCGACCCCGGCCGACGCCGCCGGGGCCACCGTCGCCAAGGAGGCGACGTCCCACAAGAAGGGCAAACCCGCGCTCTCCGAAGGGAAGAAGGCCGAACGACGGCTCGGGCTCTGGCTGTGCGCGCCCGCGTTCGTCGTGATGATCGCGGTCACCGGCTACCCGATCCTCTACTCGATCTGGCTGTCGCTGCAGCGGTACGACCTCCGGTTCCCGGCGCAGCAGGAGTTCGTCGGCTTCGACAACTACGGGGCCGTGCTGTCCAATTCGTACTGGTGGACCGCGTTCGGCACCACGATGTTCCTCACCGTGGTGTCGGTGGCGATCGAGTTCGTCCTCGGCATGGCGCTGGCGCTGGTGATGCACCGGACGCTCGTCGGACGCGGGCTGGTGCGCACGGTCGCGCTGATCCCGTACGGCATCGTCACGGTCGTCGCGGCGTTCTCGTGGTACTACGCGTGGACGCCGAAGACCGGCTACCTGGCGAACTGGCTGGCCGCCGACGGCGCACCGCTCACCGAGCAGTGGCCGTCGCTGTTCATCATCATCGGCGCCGAGGTGTGGAAGACCACGCCGTTCATGGCGCTGCTGCTGATGGCCGGCCTGGCCCTGGTGCCGGACGACCTGCTCAAGGCCGCCGCGATGGACGGCGCCAGCGCGTGGCAGCGGTTCACCAAGGTGATGCTGCCGGTGATGAAGCCGGCGATCCTGGTGGCGCTGCTGTTCCGCACACTGGACGCGTTCCGCATCTTCGACAACATCTACGTGCTCACCTCGGGCGCGCAGGACACCGGGTCGGTTTCCATGCAGACCTACAACAACCTGGTCAAGGGGCTCAACCTCGGGATCGGATCGACGATGGCGGTGCTGATCTTCCTCACGGTCGCGATCATCGCCTTCATCTTCATCAAGGTGTTCGGCACGGCCGCGCCGGGCACGGACGACGGGGGTAAGCGCTGA
- a CDS encoding carbohydrate ABC transporter permease, with protein sequence MVMGTVTTGRKVRWGLVDILVLVFALVPVLWVVSLSFKTKDTLTDGNFIPRSWTWQNYADIFQTSEFLLALVNSIGIAIISTVIAVVLGTMAAYAIARLEFPGKQLLVGLSLLIAMFPQVSLVTPLFNIERNLALFDTWPGLILPYITFALPLSIYTLSAFFREIPWELEKAAKMDGATPAQAFRKVIAPLAAPGVFTTAILVFIFCWNDFLFAISLTSTTASRTVPAALSFFTGSSQFEDPTGQVSAAAVVITIPIIVFVLFFQRRIVAGLTSGAVKG encoded by the coding sequence ATGGTGATGGGAACCGTCACGACGGGCCGCAAGGTCAGGTGGGGCCTGGTCGACATCCTCGTGCTGGTGTTCGCGCTGGTGCCGGTGCTCTGGGTGGTTTCGCTGTCGTTCAAGACCAAGGACACGCTGACCGACGGGAACTTCATCCCGCGGTCGTGGACCTGGCAGAACTACGCGGACATCTTCCAGACGTCGGAGTTCCTGCTGGCGCTGGTGAACTCCATCGGCATCGCGATCATCTCGACGGTGATCGCGGTGGTGCTGGGCACGATGGCCGCGTACGCGATCGCGCGGCTGGAGTTCCCCGGCAAGCAGCTGCTGGTCGGGCTCTCGCTGCTGATCGCGATGTTCCCGCAGGTGTCGCTGGTGACGCCGCTGTTCAACATCGAGCGGAACCTGGCGCTGTTCGACACGTGGCCGGGGCTGATCCTGCCCTACATCACGTTCGCGCTGCCGCTGTCGATCTACACGCTGTCGGCGTTCTTCCGGGAAATCCCGTGGGAGCTGGAAAAAGCGGCGAAGATGGACGGCGCGACGCCGGCCCAGGCCTTCCGGAAGGTGATCGCGCCGCTGGCCGCGCCGGGCGTGTTCACCACGGCGATCCTGGTGTTCATCTTCTGCTGGAACGACTTCCTGTTCGCCATCTCGCTGACGTCGACCACGGCGTCGCGCACGGTACCGGCGGCACTGTCGTTCTTCACCGGGTCCTCGCAGTTCGAGGACCCGACCGGGCAGGTGAGCGCGGCGGCGGTCGTGATCACCATCCCGATCATTGTGTTCGTGTTGTTCTTCCAGCGTCGCATCGTGGCGGGGCTGACCTCCGGTGCGGTGAAGGGGTAG
- a CDS encoding DUF4190 domain-containing protein, translated as MTYPQDPNNPYGQQYGYQQPGYPQYPGYPGGMQRPVEGSGLAVGSLVCSILGLVLCFVVGIAGIIMGHIAYGKAKRGVAEGQGLALAGIIIGYASIALNIGLLALFIGIGALNGWR; from the coding sequence ATGACTTATCCGCAGGACCCGAACAACCCGTACGGTCAGCAGTACGGCTACCAGCAGCCCGGCTACCCGCAGTACCCCGGCTACCCGGGCGGGATGCAGCGCCCGGTGGAGGGCTCGGGCCTCGCGGTCGGGTCGCTGGTCTGCTCGATCCTCGGCCTCGTCCTGTGCTTCGTCGTGGGGATCGCGGGCATCATCATGGGCCACATCGCCTACGGCAAGGCCAAGCGCGGCGTCGCCGAAGGGCAGGGCCTCGCGCTGGCGGGGATCATCATCGGTTACGCCTCGATCGCGCTGAACATCGGCCTGCTCGCCCTGTTCATCGGCATCGGCGCGCTCAACGGCTGGCGCTAG
- a CDS encoding acyl-CoA dehydrogenase family protein, producing the protein MARLAQTAGLTDVQSEILATVRQFVDKEVIPHAQELEHSDTYPADIVEGMKEMGLFGITIPEEYGGLGESLLTYALVVEEIARGWMSVSGVINTHFIVAHMISRHGTEAQKQHFLPRMATGEVRGSFSMSEPDLGSDVAAIKTKAKKTGDGYVIDGSKMWLTNGGSSNLIALLVKTDEGAEKAHQNLTTFLVEKPEGFGEVAPGLTIPGKIDKMGYKGVDTTEAVFDGFGIGADMVLGEAPGKGFAYMMDGVEVGRVNVAARACGIAIRAFELAVEYAQQRKTFGKAIAEHQAVAFKLAEMATKVEAAHLMMVNAARLKDSGERNDVEAGMAKLIASEYCAEVTQDAFRIHGGYGYSKEYEIERLMREAPFLLIGEGTSEIQKTIISRGLLREYKSRS; encoded by the coding sequence ATGGCCCGTCTCGCCCAGACCGCCGGCCTCACCGACGTGCAGTCGGAGATCCTCGCGACCGTCCGCCAGTTCGTGGACAAGGAGGTCATCCCGCACGCCCAGGAGCTCGAGCACTCCGACACCTACCCGGCGGACATCGTCGAGGGCATGAAGGAGATGGGCCTGTTCGGGATCACGATCCCGGAGGAGTACGGCGGGCTCGGCGAGTCACTGCTGACGTACGCGCTGGTCGTCGAGGAGATCGCGCGGGGCTGGATGAGCGTGTCCGGCGTGATCAACACCCACTTCATCGTGGCGCACATGATCTCCCGCCACGGCACCGAAGCGCAGAAGCAGCACTTCCTGCCGCGCATGGCGACCGGCGAGGTCCGCGGCTCGTTCTCGATGTCGGAGCCGGACCTCGGCTCGGACGTCGCCGCGATCAAGACCAAGGCGAAGAAGACCGGCGACGGTTACGTCATCGACGGCTCGAAGATGTGGCTGACCAACGGCGGCTCGTCGAACCTGATCGCGCTGCTCGTCAAGACCGACGAAGGGGCCGAGAAGGCCCACCAGAACCTGACCACGTTCCTGGTCGAGAAGCCGGAGGGCTTCGGCGAGGTGGCGCCCGGCCTGACCATCCCCGGCAAGATCGACAAGATGGGCTACAAGGGCGTCGACACGACCGAAGCGGTCTTCGACGGCTTCGGGATCGGTGCGGACATGGTCCTCGGCGAGGCGCCGGGCAAGGGCTTCGCGTACATGATGGACGGTGTCGAGGTCGGCCGCGTGAACGTCGCGGCGCGGGCGTGCGGCATCGCGATCCGCGCGTTCGAGCTCGCGGTGGAGTACGCCCAGCAGCGCAAGACGTTCGGCAAGGCGATCGCCGAGCACCAGGCCGTGGCGTTCAAGCTGGCCGAGATGGCGACGAAGGTCGAGGCCGCCCACCTGATGATGGTGAACGCGGCGCGCCTGAAGGATTCGGGCGAGCGCAACGACGTCGAGGCCGGGATGGCGAAGCTGATCGCTTCGGAGTACTGCGCGGAGGTCACGCAGGACGCGTTCCGCATCCACGGCGGGTACGGGTACTCGAAGGAGTACGAGATCGAGCGCCTGATGCGCGAGGCGCCGTTCCTGCTGATCGGCGAGGGGACGAGCGAGATCCAGAAGACCATCATCAGCCGCGGCCTGCTGCGGGAGTACAAGTCCCGCTCCTGA
- a CDS encoding DUF4190 domain-containing protein, giving the protein MTDPSGDKDRPAADPTVAYDPPPAAEPASYEPESYDPPAGDATIADTTVAGPATETGTTTEPGPAADAAEPAVAAEQPGPLPPGSFETPAAHIPGTPYAAPGQPQPVYAPPAYPQQPYPQYRSYVTPPQYPQPYGAVARGQDNALAIGALVCSILGFCSGVTAIAGLVMGHIALSKTNRGEAGGRGLATAAVIVGYVVIALWVGFFTTFIVLSANGQLT; this is encoded by the coding sequence ATGACCGACCCGTCCGGGGACAAGGACCGTCCGGCCGCCGACCCGACCGTGGCCTACGACCCGCCGCCGGCCGCCGAACCGGCGTCCTACGAGCCGGAGTCCTACGACCCGCCGGCCGGCGACGCCACGATCGCGGACACCACCGTCGCCGGCCCGGCCACCGAGACCGGCACGACGACCGAGCCCGGCCCGGCCGCGGACGCGGCCGAGCCTGCCGTCGCTGCGGAGCAGCCCGGCCCGCTGCCGCCCGGCTCGTTCGAAACGCCGGCCGCGCACATCCCCGGCACGCCGTACGCCGCTCCGGGCCAGCCGCAGCCGGTGTACGCGCCGCCCGCCTACCCGCAGCAGCCGTACCCGCAGTACCGGTCGTACGTGACGCCGCCGCAGTACCCACAGCCGTACGGGGCCGTCGCCCGCGGGCAGGACAACGCGCTGGCGATCGGCGCCCTGGTCTGCTCGATCCTCGGCTTCTGCTCCGGCGTCACCGCGATCGCCGGGCTGGTCATGGGCCACATCGCGCTGAGCAAGACGAACCGCGGCGAAGCGGGCGGCCGCGGCCTGGCCACGGCCGCCGTGATCGTCGGCTACGTCGTCATCGCGCTCTGGGTCGGGTTCTTCACCACCTTCATCGTCCTGAGCGCGAACGGGCAGCTGACCTAG